One window from the genome of Vibrio sp. VB16 encodes:
- a CDS encoding siderophore-interacting protein has product MRPNKPKARLTYVSKIIELSPHMRRIVVTGESLLDFPIDLEGSYVKVVLPSQDENERKMRSYTIRFFDPQTRELGLDFVINRHNGPATDWARQAKIGDSIMIAGPGPMKMTNYDHHSYLLVGDITSINAINGYVPRFRSGTDVKAIIGVPTRADIIEMDYDDSQNTEWFVEDEATMTLEEKVLKVAQGMLKDTHVFLGLEARSIRSLRPVLQEDIGLDRLNIFAVGYWKKGVDADRFGAQKKANPV; this is encoded by the coding sequence ATGCGACCAAATAAACCAAAAGCGCGCTTAACGTATGTGTCAAAAATCATCGAACTCTCGCCACATATGCGTCGCATTGTTGTAACCGGAGAAAGTTTACTGGACTTTCCTATTGATTTGGAAGGTTCATATGTGAAGGTGGTCTTGCCGTCACAAGATGAAAATGAACGCAAGATGCGGTCATATACCATTCGCTTTTTTGATCCACAGACGAGAGAGTTGGGACTGGATTTTGTCATCAACCGCCATAATGGTCCTGCGACCGATTGGGCAAGGCAGGCAAAAATTGGAGATAGCATTATGATTGCTGGTCCAGGGCCGATGAAAATGACCAACTACGACCATCATAGCTATTTGTTGGTTGGGGACATAACCTCGATAAATGCAATAAACGGATATGTACCAAGGTTTCGGTCCGGAACGGACGTGAAAGCGATCATTGGGGTTCCTACTCGTGCAGACATAATAGAGATGGATTATGACGATTCACAAAATACAGAATGGTTTGTGGAGGATGAAGCCACGATGACCCTAGAAGAAAAAGTTCTAAAGGTGGCACAGGGGATGCTGAAAGACACTCATGTGTTTTTGGGGTTGGAAGCCAGAAGCATTCGTTCACTTCGCCCTGTATTACAAGAAGACATCGGCCTTGATAGGCTGAATATTTTTGCTGTAGGTTATTGGAAGAAAGGCGTCGATGCTGACCGATTTGGCGCTCAAAAGAAAGCTAACCCAGTATAG
- a CDS encoding MarR family winged helix-turn-helix transcriptional regulator — protein MSNDSISDTIFNMVHLCRLTMRSTLKASEIGLNSMHIRCLTFIDKNEACTANDIVNFFARDKAQIARLIKEMIDKGWLSKRANPEDKRSQFLTLTEGGKALMKLVSETQISMHNKMQENLTEQELTEFRRVADIISCNLRHV, from the coding sequence ATGAGCAACGATTCTATCTCTGACACTATTTTCAATATGGTTCACTTATGCCGTTTAACTATGCGCTCTACGCTTAAAGCGAGCGAAATTGGTCTAAACTCTATGCATATCAGGTGTTTAACTTTTATAGATAAAAATGAAGCATGTACAGCTAATGATATTGTCAACTTCTTTGCTAGAGATAAAGCGCAGATAGCTCGCCTGATTAAAGAGATGATTGATAAAGGTTGGTTGTCAAAGCGTGCTAACCCTGAGGACAAACGAAGCCAGTTTTTGACTCTGACAGAGGGTGGTAAAGCGTTAATGAAGTTAGTATCCGAAACTCAGATCAGTATGCACAATAAAATGCAAGAGAACCTCACCGAACAAGAACTGACTGAATTCAGAAGAGTAGCCGACATAATCTCGTGCAATCTTCGCCACGTTTAA
- a CDS encoding aldo/keto reductase — protein MRSEYKIPKIGLGLWKINKEQCADTVYNAIKLGYRLLDSACDYGNEKEVGEGIKRAIAEGIVTRKELWITSKLWNTFHKKEHVKPALERTLSDLGVDYLDSYLIHFPIAQPYVPFETRYPPEWLLDPVADKPTMELAPVPLYETWQGMEALVELGLVKNIGVCNYNTGLLNDLMAYAKIKPSELQIESHPYLTQEKLIRLANNYGISVTSFSPLGSLSYLEMNMADTLDSVLEKQVVIDAAKAHNRTPAQIVLRWGIQRGCSIIPKSTNIGRLQENISIFDFSLTDNQMAEISGLNINRRFNDPGDFCEAAFDRFMPIYD, from the coding sequence ATGAGAAGCGAATACAAGATTCCAAAAATTGGTTTGGGTTTATGGAAGATCAATAAAGAACAGTGTGCTGATACGGTATATAACGCGATTAAACTAGGTTATCGACTGTTAGACAGTGCTTGCGATTATGGCAACGAGAAGGAAGTCGGTGAAGGGATAAAACGCGCTATTGCAGAAGGAATAGTCACCCGGAAAGAGTTGTGGATTACCTCTAAACTCTGGAATACATTCCATAAAAAGGAACATGTAAAACCGGCATTAGAACGTACGCTCTCTGACCTCGGTGTTGACTACCTAGATTCCTATCTTATCCATTTCCCCATCGCTCAACCCTATGTTCCATTTGAGACGCGTTACCCGCCAGAATGGCTGCTTGATCCAGTGGCCGACAAACCAACAATGGAACTCGCACCGGTTCCTTTATATGAAACGTGGCAGGGTATGGAAGCGCTTGTAGAATTGGGTTTGGTTAAAAATATTGGTGTGTGTAATTACAATACCGGACTTTTGAATGACCTAATGGCATACGCAAAAATTAAGCCGTCTGAACTTCAAATTGAGTCTCATCCTTATCTTACCCAGGAAAAGTTAATAAGATTGGCGAACAATTATGGTATTTCAGTGACCTCATTTTCACCTCTAGGTTCGCTCTCTTATCTAGAAATGAACATGGCAGATACGCTGGATTCTGTACTCGAAAAACAGGTGGTTATTGATGCGGCCAAGGCGCATAACAGAACTCCAGCACAGATAGTATTAAGATGGGGAATACAGCGCGGTTGTTCGATTATTCCAAAAAGCACCAACATCGGACGTCTGCAGGAAAACATATCCATCTTTGATTTTTCACTCACAGATAATCAAATGGCGGAGATCTCAGGCCTAAATATTAATCGTCGTTTTAACGACCCCGGTGATTTTTGTGAAGCTGCATTTGACCGCTTTATGCCGATCTACGATTAA
- a CDS encoding alkyl sulfatase dimerization domain-containing protein: MTNTFKKMAIPAAIVSALLTSSYATATPVVEATSKIGQELQTSSAAQYQHIDLDARYKSDVLFENKSNLFWGEGKRIQVLSKTGKTLAYTAESENVHPTLTKHGRKMDQALIQIDDNVYLGYGFGLDTPVMIVGDDGIIIVDPGESVQMAESVKEQFRTITDKPVKAIIYSHNHIDHISGVRAWVTDAEVESGEVKVIAQEGLTDAVANWSSNLGTLFGHRTSYTGAKHVEEGEFGTVNDGLGPRFMQGDISFIEPNMAFKDKLEITISGVKLEIVNVPSETKDEIVVYLPEQKILHAAEVLQGENFPNLHTIRGTKFRDPSMWFKGIDTMRQFDTEIMINSHGRPVEGKEAVANVLTAYRDAIQYTHDQTIRFMNKGMTPDELVEVVKLPKHLAEHPWLGEHYGTVAHAVRQIYVGYNGFFEGDPWQLEPMAYNQRAVAFVEIMGGRDNIITTAKAAIKAENYTFAAEILSYPITVNKDDSEARQLKAAAYKAWAANQVNINWRNWALNSAAELEGTRDFSNLISFASVDVLTALPSKQIFDMMTSTLIAENTLDVQMSLTYNFVDTNESFTIEIRNGIAQLHEKALLGADVQINTTRVVLNQVLAAGPNAQQVIGKNLQSGDFTFSNGDIKGFGQFMSYFDKPMTPEEIMLIVR, encoded by the coding sequence ATGACTAATACGTTTAAGAAAATGGCTATACCCGCTGCAATTGTGAGTGCTCTACTTACATCGAGTTATGCCACTGCTACTCCTGTTGTAGAAGCAACGTCAAAAATAGGTCAAGAGCTTCAAACTAGCTCTGCGGCTCAGTACCAACATATCGATCTTGACGCACGTTATAAAAGTGACGTTTTATTCGAAAACAAATCAAACCTATTTTGGGGTGAAGGCAAACGTATCCAAGTATTGTCTAAGACAGGTAAGACTTTAGCGTATACAGCAGAATCAGAGAATGTGCATCCAACACTAACCAAACACGGGCGTAAGATGGATCAAGCACTCATTCAAATTGACGACAATGTCTACCTTGGTTACGGTTTCGGGCTAGATACCCCAGTCATGATTGTAGGCGATGACGGTATTATTATCGTCGATCCCGGCGAGTCAGTTCAGATGGCTGAGTCGGTAAAAGAGCAGTTCCGTACGATTACCGATAAGCCAGTAAAAGCGATCATCTATTCTCACAACCATATTGACCACATCTCTGGTGTTCGGGCGTGGGTAACAGACGCAGAAGTGGAATCTGGTGAAGTAAAGGTCATTGCACAAGAAGGGCTAACGGATGCAGTGGCAAACTGGTCTTCAAATCTTGGTACATTATTCGGTCACCGTACTTCTTACACAGGTGCTAAGCATGTTGAAGAAGGAGAGTTTGGCACGGTTAATGATGGGTTAGGTCCTCGTTTCATGCAGGGTGATATCTCATTTATTGAACCTAACATGGCTTTTAAGGATAAGTTAGAGATCACGATTTCTGGTGTTAAATTGGAGATCGTCAATGTGCCTTCTGAAACAAAAGACGAAATCGTTGTTTATCTGCCAGAACAAAAAATTCTACATGCGGCCGAAGTTCTACAGGGGGAAAACTTTCCTAACCTTCACACTATCCGCGGTACTAAGTTTCGCGACCCATCAATGTGGTTCAAAGGCATAGACACTATGCGTCAGTTTGATACGGAGATAATGATAAACTCTCATGGTCGTCCTGTTGAAGGTAAAGAAGCCGTTGCAAACGTCTTAACTGCATACCGAGATGCAATTCAATACACACATGATCAAACCATTCGTTTCATGAACAAAGGGATGACACCCGATGAGCTAGTAGAAGTTGTTAAACTGCCTAAGCATCTTGCTGAACATCCTTGGCTGGGTGAGCATTACGGTACTGTGGCTCATGCTGTTCGTCAGATCTATGTTGGTTACAATGGCTTCTTTGAAGGAGACCCATGGCAGTTAGAGCCGATGGCATATAACCAACGTGCTGTCGCCTTTGTTGAAATAATGGGTGGTCGAGACAATATCATCACGACGGCAAAAGCCGCGATCAAAGCAGAGAACTACACATTTGCAGCGGAGATTTTGTCTTATCCCATTACGGTAAATAAAGATGATTCAGAAGCTCGTCAATTAAAAGCCGCTGCTTATAAGGCGTGGGCAGCAAACCAAGTGAATATCAATTGGCGTAATTGGGCGCTTAATTCAGCGGCAGAATTAGAAGGCACACGCGACTTCTCTAACCTGATTAGTTTTGCTTCTGTTGATGTATTGACTGCGTTACCAAGCAAACAAATCTTCGACATGATGACGTCGACTTTGATTGCTGAGAACACGCTCGATGTACAGATGTCGTTGACATACAACTTTGTGGATACTAACGAATCATTCACTATTGAGATCCGTAACGGTATTGCTCAGCTGCATGAAAAAGCGTTGCTAGGTGCAGATGTCCAAATCAACACCACTCGTGTTGTTCTAAATCAAGTATTAGCAGCGGGACCGAACGCTCAACAGGTTATTGGTAAGAACCTGCAATCCGGTGATTTCACGTTCTCAAACGGTGACATAAAAGGGTTTGGCCAATTTATGAGTTATTTCGATAAACCAATGACCCCTGAAGAGATTATGCTCATTGTTCGTTGA
- a CDS encoding LysR family transcriptional regulator, with the protein MSNDIPNFNLLAVFSAVMEHGSLSKAAEHLSTNQSTISTSLTRLKNEIGQDLFIRSGRGVVPTAYATSLYEQIQGPVLQLNRVFEALGEFDPEASNRQFFMTAPEHLQWLFLDRFANKKNKGISLEVFDQPDDDDKMYNDLLTQKFDVMVDIFPPNHPSIESTLLFESDFVIVCRKGHPRIKGELTESQYMDETHVVLERTRNKMRSLGHYTNIDIGKRKVAYHGRSIFNNLLFCSQSDYITVVPLSIALQFEDHLKLQIFSPPFDHKKMSNYLIWLKKFNHDPSHQWFRDKLIETSKYIVMEMHKNRF; encoded by the coding sequence ATGAGCAACGATATTCCAAATTTTAACTTGCTGGCCGTGTTTTCTGCCGTAATGGAACACGGTAGTTTAAGTAAGGCCGCAGAACATTTGAGCACTAACCAGTCCACGATCAGTACCTCATTAACAAGACTAAAAAATGAGATAGGGCAAGATCTGTTTATCCGAAGTGGACGAGGTGTGGTACCAACCGCTTATGCAACGAGCTTATACGAGCAAATTCAAGGGCCAGTTCTACAACTTAATCGCGTATTTGAGGCCCTTGGTGAATTTGACCCTGAGGCTTCAAATCGGCAGTTTTTCATGACAGCGCCCGAGCACCTTCAATGGCTTTTTCTCGATAGGTTTGCCAATAAAAAAAATAAAGGTATTAGCTTAGAAGTCTTCGACCAACCCGATGATGATGACAAGATGTACAACGATTTGCTTACGCAAAAATTCGACGTGATGGTCGATATATTTCCGCCGAATCATCCAAGCATAGAGTCAACACTATTATTTGAAAGTGACTTCGTCATTGTCTGCCGAAAAGGTCATCCTCGGATTAAAGGCGAACTGACAGAATCTCAATATATGGACGAAACCCATGTTGTGTTAGAAAGAACTAGAAACAAAATGCGCAGCCTTGGGCACTATACCAACATAGATATTGGCAAGCGGAAGGTCGCGTATCATGGCCGGTCAATATTTAACAACCTGCTATTTTGTAGCCAATCAGATTACATTACTGTCGTCCCATTATCGATAGCGTTGCAATTTGAAGATCATTTGAAATTGCAGATCTTTAGCCCTCCTTTTGACCACAAAAAGATGTCAAATTATCTTATCTGGTTAAAGAAGTTCAATCACGATCCGAGTCATCAATGGTTTAGAGATAAGTTGATCGAAACGTCGAAATATATTGTAATGGAAATGCACAAAAATCGTTTCTAA
- the pdxJ gene encoding pyridoxine 5'-phosphate synthase, whose product MNSVLLGVNIDHIATLRNARGTKYPDPVHAAEIAERAGADGITIHLREDRRHIKDRDVRILRDTLQTRMNLEMAVTDEMVTIALEVKPEFVCLVPEKREELTTEGGLDVKGQLDKVKAATQTLCQAGINVSLFIDADNEQIFAAKECGAPFIELHTGHYANAKTELDQQIELKKISTAATYAVSLGIIVNAGHGLTYHNVAAIAALPDIYELNIGHSIIGRAVFDGLSKAVSDMKETIAIARDKI is encoded by the coding sequence ATGAACTCAGTTTTATTAGGGGTCAATATTGACCATATTGCCACACTACGAAACGCACGTGGTACTAAATACCCAGACCCTGTACATGCTGCTGAAATAGCAGAAAGAGCAGGCGCAGATGGTATCACCATCCATCTACGAGAAGATCGACGCCATATAAAAGACAGAGATGTTCGTATTCTTCGTGACACCCTTCAAACTCGTATGAATCTTGAAATGGCTGTTACCGATGAAATGGTAACGATTGCATTAGAAGTAAAACCAGAGTTTGTCTGTCTCGTCCCTGAAAAACGAGAAGAGTTAACGACTGAAGGCGGATTAGACGTCAAAGGCCAGTTAGATAAAGTCAAAGCTGCCACACAAACCCTTTGTCAGGCAGGTATCAACGTCTCCCTATTTATTGACGCAGATAATGAACAAATCTTTGCTGCCAAAGAGTGTGGGGCTCCATTTATTGAGCTTCATACTGGTCATTACGCCAACGCTAAAACAGAGCTCGACCAACAGATTGAACTCAAGAAAATCTCAACTGCAGCAACCTATGCCGTCAGTCTAGGTATTATTGTGAATGCTGGTCACGGCCTCACGTATCACAATGTCGCTGCGATTGCTGCCCTTCCTGATATCTATGAGTTGAACATCGGTCACTCTATTATTGGTCGCGCTGTATTTGATGGACTAAGCAAAGCGGTTTCTGACATGAAAGAAACTATTGCTATAGCGCGCGATAAAATATAA
- the epd gene encoding erythrose-4-phosphate dehydrogenase: MIRVAINGFGRIGRNVLRALYESDKHKTIEIVAVNELAEPNAMAHLLQYDSTHGRFKNPITFDERHLFIHRENNGVDSVRIFHFSDIESLPWQYLKVDIVLDCTGVYGSKADGEKHIKAGAKKVLFSHPGSNDLDNTVIYGVNHETLKPEHHIVSNGSCTTNCIVPIIKILDESFGIESGTITTIHSSMNDQPVIDAYHSDLRRTRAASHSIIPVDTKLHKGIGRIFPKFSDKFEAISVRVPTVNVTAMDLSVTIHASANIDEINQTILEASRYSLQGIVDYTEVPLVSSDFNHDPHSAIVDGTLTRVSNGHLVKMLVWCDNEWGFANRMLDTALAMFR; encoded by the coding sequence ATGATTAGAGTTGCCATCAATGGTTTCGGCCGCATAGGAAGAAACGTTCTCAGGGCTTTGTATGAAAGCGATAAACATAAGACCATTGAAATTGTCGCGGTAAACGAACTTGCAGAACCGAACGCAATGGCTCATTTGTTACAATATGACTCCACACACGGACGCTTTAAGAACCCCATCACTTTTGACGAGCGTCATCTGTTCATTCATCGCGAAAATAATGGCGTTGATTCTGTCCGAATTTTTCATTTTTCTGATATAGAATCGCTTCCTTGGCAATACCTCAAGGTCGACATCGTTTTGGATTGTACTGGTGTGTATGGCAGCAAAGCTGATGGCGAAAAACACATCAAGGCGGGCGCTAAAAAGGTTCTTTTTTCACACCCAGGTTCGAACGATTTGGATAACACGGTTATTTACGGTGTTAACCATGAGACGTTGAAACCAGAACATCATATTGTTTCAAACGGGTCGTGCACCACCAATTGCATTGTTCCTATCATTAAAATACTGGATGAAAGCTTCGGCATCGAGTCCGGCACCATTACTACGATTCATTCATCTATGAATGATCAACCGGTCATTGACGCTTACCACTCAGACCTTCGCAGAACCCGTGCAGCAAGTCATTCGATTATTCCCGTCGATACAAAACTTCACAAAGGCATTGGAAGGATATTTCCCAAATTTTCTGACAAATTTGAAGCCATTTCTGTCAGAGTTCCCACCGTCAATGTCACAGCCATGGATCTAAGCGTCACAATCCACGCCAGCGCAAATATTGATGAGATCAACCAAACCATATTGGAAGCTTCTAGGTATTCATTGCAAGGTATTGTCGATTATACTGAGGTACCGTTAGTTTCCAGCGACTTTAATCATGACCCTCACAGTGCAATCGTCGATGGAACCCTTACTCGAGTGAGCAATGGGCATTTGGTTAAAATGCTGGTTTGGTGTGATAACGAATGGGGTTTTGCTAATCGAATGCTCGATACTGCTCTCGCGATGTTTCGTTAG
- a CDS encoding RidA family protein: MVAIKTSGAPAAIGPYVQGVDLGSMIITSGQLPINPETKVMPDDVAEQATQSLENALAIITEAGLTAKNIVKTTVFVKDLNDFARINEVYEVFFNKHDAPFPARSCVEVARLPLDAQIEIEVIAVR, from the coding sequence ATGGTTGCGATTAAAACATCCGGTGCGCCTGCAGCAATTGGTCCGTACGTACAAGGCGTGGATTTGGGCAGTATGATCATTACATCAGGTCAATTACCTATCAATCCAGAAACAAAAGTAATGCCAGATGATGTTGCAGAGCAAGCCACTCAATCGTTAGAAAATGCATTGGCGATAATAACTGAAGCTGGCTTAACGGCTAAGAATATTGTCAAGACAACGGTATTTGTAAAAGACCTCAATGATTTCGCACGCATAAATGAAGTTTACGAAGTGTTCTTCAATAAGCATGATGCGCCATTCCCTGCACGTTCTTGTGTTGAAGTGGCTAGATTACCTCTAGACGCGCAAATCGAAATTGAAGTTATCGCTGTTCGGTAG
- a CDS encoding aromatic amino acid transporter, with protein sequence MEQSSTFTSNDKAAEKSPSLIGGACIIASVCVGAGMLGLPSAGAGAWTVWSILAITLTMIVMTVSGWMLLESFKHYDLKVSFNTVTKDMLGDKINMFNNLAVYFVGGILLYAYITSSGLILQDTLNLDSKIASILFVLVFSAFVWHSTRAVDRISVVLILFMVLSFVFGVSGLAIKVDMSILFDTINAEANYAPYALAMLPVALTSFGYHHSVASMRAYYGEETRAKYAILIGTVIALSLYFLWLFSIYGNLPRSQFGPIIEQGGNVDALLTALGSVIESEKVANAINTFSMAAILSSFIGVGLGVFDYLADLFKFEDTKQGRAKTWLVTFLPPLVLSLLFPFGFVIVIGYAGAAATVWTCIIPALLVRKARMLETGDKGFRAPGGQVMIYLVMGFGVLTAVFHIMSMLGFLPSYVG encoded by the coding sequence ATGGAACAGAGTTCTACGTTTACATCAAATGATAAAGCTGCGGAAAAAAGCCCTTCACTGATTGGTGGTGCGTGTATTATCGCCAGTGTTTGTGTTGGTGCCGGTATGTTAGGCCTACCGAGCGCAGGAGCGGGTGCATGGACAGTATGGTCAATTCTTGCCATTACATTAACCATGATTGTGATGACAGTGTCTGGTTGGATGTTGTTGGAATCATTCAAGCATTATGACCTAAAGGTATCGTTTAATACGGTAACTAAAGACATGCTTGGTGACAAAATCAACATGTTCAATAACCTAGCGGTTTATTTTGTAGGAGGGATATTACTTTATGCTTATATCACATCTTCAGGCCTTATCCTTCAAGATACTTTGAATCTAGATAGTAAAATAGCGTCTATCTTATTTGTGTTAGTTTTCTCCGCCTTTGTATGGCACTCCACCAGAGCAGTAGACAGAATTTCAGTTGTTTTGATTTTATTCATGGTCTTAAGCTTTGTATTTGGTGTGTCAGGGTTAGCAATCAAAGTCGATATGTCGATACTGTTTGACACTATCAATGCGGAAGCGAACTACGCACCTTATGCTCTAGCAATGCTACCAGTGGCGTTAACCTCGTTTGGTTATCATCATTCGGTTGCTTCTATGCGAGCTTACTACGGAGAAGAAACAAGAGCGAAGTACGCTATATTGATTGGCACAGTAATCGCCTTGAGTTTGTACTTTTTGTGGCTGTTTAGTATCTATGGAAATCTACCAAGAAGCCAGTTCGGTCCTATCATCGAGCAAGGCGGTAACGTAGATGCGTTGCTAACAGCATTAGGTTCAGTTATTGAATCTGAAAAAGTAGCCAATGCGATTAATACCTTCTCAATGGCGGCAATCTTGTCTTCTTTCATTGGTGTTGGACTTGGCGTGTTTGACTATTTGGCGGACTTGTTCAAGTTTGAAGATACTAAGCAAGGAAGAGCAAAGACTTGGCTAGTTACCTTCTTGCCACCGCTTGTTTTATCGCTGCTTTTTCCATTCGGTTTTGTCATCGTCATTGGCTATGCTGGTGCTGCGGCAACAGTTTGGACGTGTATCATTCCTGCTCTTCTCGTTAGAAAAGCACGTATGTTAGAGACGGGAGACAAAGGGTTTAGAGCTCCAGGCGGTCAAGTTATGATCTATCTTGTTATGGGTTTCGGTGTACTAACTGCCGTGTTCCATATCATGTCGATGCTAGGCTTTCTTCCTTCGTACGTGGGATAG
- the tnaA gene encoding tryptophanase, producing MENFKHLPEPFRIRVIEPVKRTTREYRDQAIIKAGMNPFLLDSEDVFIDLLTDSGTGAITQKMQAAMLLGDEAYSGSRSYYALANAVKDIFGYEFTIPTHQGRGAEQIYIPVLIKKREMEKGLDRTKMVALSNYFFDTTQGHTQMNCCVAKNVYTEEAFDTAVNADFKGNFDLVKLEEAILEAGAANVPYIVSTITCNSAGGQPVSIANLKAVYEIGQKYDIPVIMDSARYAENAYFIQQREEAYKTWTIEEITFESYKYADALAMSAKKDAMVQMGGLLCFKDDSLMDVYTECRTLCVVQEGFPTYGGLEGGAMERLAVGLYDGMRQEWLAYRIGQVQYLVDGLEGLGIVCQQAGGHAAFVDAGKLLPHIPAGQFPAHALACELYKVAGIRAVEIGSLLLGRDPATGKQHPCPAELLRLTIPRATYTQTHMDFVIEAFQKVKENAANVKGLDFTYEPAVLRHFTARLQEVEAVQQADKSEEKVLEKA from the coding sequence ATGGAAAACTTTAAGCATCTACCAGAACCATTCCGCATTCGTGTAATTGAACCTGTTAAACGTACGACACGTGAGTATCGTGATCAAGCAATTATTAAAGCAGGTATGAACCCATTTTTGCTTGATAGTGAAGATGTATTTATTGACCTTCTTACCGACAGCGGTACAGGCGCAATTACGCAAAAAATGCAAGCAGCAATGCTTCTTGGTGATGAAGCATATAGCGGTAGCCGCAGCTATTATGCATTGGCAAACGCAGTAAAAGATATCTTCGGATATGAGTTTACAATCCCGACTCACCAAGGTCGTGGTGCTGAGCAAATTTACATCCCTGTTTTAATCAAGAAACGTGAAATGGAGAAGGGTCTTGACCGTACTAAGATGGTCGCTCTATCTAACTACTTCTTCGATACAACGCAAGGTCATACTCAAATGAACTGCTGTGTTGCGAAAAACGTATACACAGAAGAAGCATTTGATACTGCTGTAAATGCAGATTTTAAAGGCAACTTTGACCTAGTTAAGCTAGAAGAAGCGATTCTTGAAGCGGGTGCAGCCAACGTGCCATACATTGTGAGCACCATTACTTGTAACTCTGCTGGTGGCCAACCTGTTTCTATCGCAAACTTAAAAGCTGTGTACGAAATCGGACAAAAATATGACATTCCAGTCATCATGGACTCCGCTCGTTATGCTGAGAATGCTTACTTCATTCAACAACGTGAAGAAGCATACAAAACGTGGACAATTGAAGAGATCACTTTTGAATCTTACAAGTACGCTGATGCACTAGCGATGTCAGCGAAAAAAGACGCCATGGTACAAATGGGTGGCCTACTTTGTTTCAAAGATGACTCCCTAATGGATGTATACACTGAGTGTCGTACTTTGTGTGTGGTACAAGAAGGTTTCCCAACTTACGGTGGCTTAGAAGGCGGCGCGATGGAACGTCTTGCTGTTGGTCTTTATGACGGAATGCGTCAAGAGTGGCTAGCATATCGTATTGGCCAAGTTCAATACCTTGTAGATGGATTAGAAGGTTTGGGCATCGTTTGTCAACAAGCCGGCGGCCACGCAGCATTCGTTGATGCGGGCAAGCTGCTTCCTCATATCCCTGCTGGTCAATTCCCTGCACATGCTCTTGCTTGTGAGTTATATAAAGTTGCGGGTATTCGTGCGGTTGAGATTGGTTCTCTATTGCTAGGTCGTGATCCTGCAACGGGCAAGCAACATCCTTGTCCTGCGGAACTACTACGTTTGACTATTCCACGTGCAACATACACCCAAACGCACATGGATTTCGTTATTGAAGCATTCCAAAAAGTAAAAGAAAATGCAGCAAACGTTAAAGGTTTAGATTTCACTTACGAGCCAGCTGTTCTTCGTCACTTTACTGCCCGTTTACAAGAAGTTGAAGCGGTACAGCAAGCTGATAAATCAGAAGAAAAAGTTCTCGAAAAAGCTTAA
- a CDS encoding heme-degrading domain-containing protein, with amino-acid sequence MSSLLEQILEQEQRLQFTYFSHQRAWELGCALKSAAENKKVNVAIDIAMNGLCIFSFAMPGTRIDNLEWIRRKKNVVNRYQNSSWYIGNYYKNKGVSIEESSLVDGKEYAPFGGSFPLTIRNVGVVGTITVSGLPQEEDHRLIVDTLTTFLSKP; translated from the coding sequence ATGTCATCATTGCTCGAACAGATATTGGAACAGGAACAGCGCCTTCAGTTTACGTATTTTTCTCATCAAAGAGCGTGGGAGCTAGGCTGTGCCCTAAAAAGTGCCGCAGAGAACAAAAAGGTTAATGTTGCTATTGATATTGCGATGAATGGCCTCTGTATCTTTAGTTTCGCCATGCCCGGAACCCGGATTGATAACCTTGAATGGATCAGGCGTAAAAAAAATGTGGTTAATCGCTATCAAAATAGCTCTTGGTATATAGGAAACTATTACAAGAACAAAGGTGTTTCAATAGAAGAGAGCTCGCTCGTCGATGGTAAAGAGTATGCTCCCTTTGGTGGCAGCTTCCCTCTGACCATTCGCAATGTTGGCGTAGTTGGGACGATTACGGTGTCGGGTCTTCCTCAGGAAGAGGATCACCGATTAATCGTAGATACCTTAACGACTTTTTTATCTAAGCCATAA